The Georgenia faecalis genome includes a window with the following:
- a CDS encoding dolichyl-phosphate-mannose--protein mannosyltransferase, which yields MSSPRHAVERPEQPTADGAGAVGEAGAAPTTVTGDGLDAVDAADVTEPDAYVETRTRDEIERELRDRLVRPGPTDRLWGWIGPLIVTAIAAVLRLVNLNHPARLMFDETYYVKQAYSLLTLGYEGDWTGDDANDRFKDGDFSDLTTDADYVVHPQVGKWLIALGMRLAGEDSGTGWRLAAALFGAASVLIVARIGRRLFGSTLLGMAAGLLLAVDGLHLTESRIGLLDIFVMFFITAGFAAVLVDRQRTRETLAARAADDLAARGDGKLSDPWGPSTGIRWWLVLAGVLLGLATGVKWSGVYALAVFGITVLVWDICARRAVGARLWFGAGVFRGGFPAFFALVPVAALTYVASWWSWFITPGSYLRQWAADQIAANGDVVRSYLPNALNSWWEYHLRMWDFHNGLTSEHTYEAHPAGWILQLRPTSFYWESPAPGADCGADECIQAITSVGNPIVWWLGALALLVVLWAALRHRDWRAWAILAGYGATYLPWFAYSHRTIFTFYAVVLVPFVVLALVFAIAWLTGMLPPLPAGRAAAAGGARAGGTAGGPAGLRRFLPGGRGDGTRAAATDGPDGTSGRSSAVQGASAGDDVVNDGVVGDGVVSDGAVGHSEDGASQPGDVVGQPGDVVGQPSDAGRSIPADGSMPVRSGAAAVPAGQAAEAGGAHAAPVNERPHDDGRARLTRTGLLVLGCVLVAAVAVAVFFWPVWTGQTISKDFWRLHMWLPSWI from the coding sequence GTGAGTTCGCCCCGCCACGCCGTCGAGCGCCCCGAGCAGCCCACCGCCGACGGCGCCGGGGCCGTGGGCGAGGCGGGGGCCGCCCCGACCACGGTGACGGGTGACGGGCTCGACGCCGTCGACGCTGCCGACGTCACGGAGCCCGACGCGTACGTCGAGACCCGGACGCGGGACGAGATCGAGCGGGAGCTGCGCGACCGGCTCGTGCGCCCGGGACCGACGGACCGGCTGTGGGGCTGGATCGGCCCCCTCATCGTCACCGCCATCGCCGCGGTGCTCCGGCTCGTCAACCTCAACCACCCCGCCCGTCTCATGTTCGACGAGACGTACTACGTCAAGCAGGCGTACTCCCTGCTCACGCTGGGGTACGAAGGCGACTGGACGGGCGACGACGCCAACGACCGGTTCAAGGACGGCGACTTCTCCGACCTCACCACGGACGCCGACTACGTCGTCCACCCGCAGGTCGGCAAGTGGCTCATCGCCCTGGGCATGCGGCTCGCCGGCGAGGACAGCGGCACGGGGTGGCGCCTGGCGGCGGCGCTGTTCGGCGCGGCGAGCGTCCTCATCGTCGCCCGGATCGGCCGGCGCCTGTTCGGCTCGACCCTGCTGGGCATGGCCGCGGGCCTCCTGCTCGCCGTCGATGGTCTCCACCTCACGGAGTCCCGGATCGGGCTCCTCGACATCTTCGTCATGTTCTTCATCACCGCCGGTTTCGCGGCCGTCCTCGTCGACCGGCAACGCACCCGGGAGACGCTCGCCGCCCGGGCTGCGGACGACCTCGCCGCCCGCGGCGACGGCAAGCTCTCCGACCCGTGGGGGCCGTCCACCGGCATCCGCTGGTGGCTCGTCCTCGCAGGCGTCCTGCTGGGCCTCGCGACGGGCGTCAAGTGGTCGGGGGTCTACGCCCTGGCGGTCTTCGGGATCACCGTGCTCGTGTGGGACATCTGCGCGCGGCGGGCCGTCGGTGCCCGGCTGTGGTTCGGCGCCGGCGTCTTCCGGGGCGGGTTCCCCGCGTTCTTCGCCCTCGTGCCCGTCGCCGCCCTCACATACGTCGCCAGCTGGTGGTCGTGGTTCATCACCCCCGGGTCCTACCTGCGCCAGTGGGCGGCCGACCAGATCGCAGCCAACGGCGACGTCGTCCGCTCCTACCTGCCCAACGCCCTCAACTCGTGGTGGGAGTACCACCTGCGCATGTGGGACTTCCACAACGGCCTCACGAGCGAGCACACCTACGAGGCGCACCCGGCCGGCTGGATCCTCCAGCTGCGGCCGACGTCGTTCTACTGGGAGAGCCCGGCCCCCGGCGCGGACTGCGGCGCCGACGAGTGCATCCAGGCGATCACCTCCGTCGGCAACCCCATCGTGTGGTGGCTGGGGGCGCTGGCCCTCCTCGTCGTCCTCTGGGCGGCGCTGCGTCACCGCGACTGGCGCGCGTGGGCGATCCTCGCGGGTTACGGCGCGACCTACCTGCCGTGGTTCGCCTACAGCCACCGGACGATCTTCACGTTCTACGCCGTCGTCCTCGTGCCGTTCGTGGTGCTCGCCCTGGTCTTCGCCATCGCCTGGCTCACCGGCATGCTGCCGCCGTTGCCCGCCGGGCGGGCGGCGGCCGCCGGTGGCGCGCGGGCTGGTGGCACCGCAGGCGGGCCGGCCGGCCTGCGCCGGTTCCTCCCCGGCGGACGGGGCGACGGCACCCGCGCGGCCGCGACGGACGGGCCCGACGGCACCTCCGGAAGGTCGAGCGCTGTTCAGGGGGCGAGCGCGGGCGACGACGTGGTGAACGACGGCGTGGTCGGCGACGGCGTGGTGAGCGACGGCGCCGTGGGGCACTCCGAAGACGGGGCGAGTCAGCCCGGTGACGTGGTGGGTCAGCCCGGTGACGTGGTGGGTCAGCCCTCGGACGCCGGCCGCTCCATCCCGGCCGACGGGTCCATGCCCGTGCGCAGCGGCGCCGCCGCCGTCCCTGCGGGGCAAGCCGCGGAGGCTGGCGGCGCCCACGCCGCGCCGGTGAACGAGCGTCCCCACGACGACGGCCGGGCGCGCCTCACCCGTACGGGGCTCCTCGTCCTGGGGTGCGTGCTGGTGGCGGCGGTCGCCGTCGCGGTCTTCTTCTGGCCGGTGTGGACGGGGCAGACCATCTCGAAGGACTTCTGGCGCCTGCACATGTGGCTGCCCAGCTGGATCTAG
- a CDS encoding aldehyde dehydrogenase family protein — MIPDVVADLRATFDSGRTKPFTWREAQLEGLDRLLAENGAELEAALAADLGKSATEAYLTEIGFLRTELAHVRARFRRWLAPQRVPVPLSLRPARASIIREPLGVVLVIAPWNYPVQLTFGPLIGALAAGNTALLKPSELTPTVSATIARLVPRYLDGVAVVEGGPEETGEVLAQRFDHIVYTGGSRVARIVMRAAAEHLTPVTLELGGKSPAWVDGTTDLRTAARRLAWGKFLNAGQTCVAPDYVLAPPDVARRLEPLLAEAVADMYGPDPRNSPDYGRIISAHHHARVVELLEGSVAAGARVVTGGEHDGEAYLAPTVLADVGLDSPAMAEEIFGPVLPLVAVDGIAEAVAVIRAGEKPLALYAFTEDARTRRTLLRETSSGAVVFGAPAVHLAVPSLPFGGVGGSGMGSYHGEHSVRTLSHPKPVLRKPSSPDTLALIRPPFTGLKERLARRLM, encoded by the coding sequence ATGATCCCCGATGTCGTCGCCGACCTGCGCGCCACCTTCGACTCCGGGCGCACCAAGCCCTTCACGTGGCGCGAGGCCCAGCTGGAGGGCCTCGACCGGCTGCTCGCCGAGAACGGCGCCGAGCTCGAGGCCGCGCTCGCGGCCGACCTCGGCAAGTCCGCGACCGAGGCCTACCTCACCGAGATCGGCTTCCTGCGCACCGAGCTGGCCCACGTCCGGGCGCGCTTCCGGCGCTGGCTCGCCCCCCAGCGGGTGCCGGTGCCGCTCAGCCTGCGGCCGGCGAGGGCGTCGATCATCCGCGAGCCCCTCGGCGTCGTCCTCGTCATCGCGCCATGGAACTACCCCGTCCAGCTCACCTTCGGGCCGCTCATCGGCGCCCTTGCCGCGGGCAACACCGCGCTTCTCAAGCCCTCCGAGCTCACGCCGACGGTGTCGGCGACGATCGCCCGCCTCGTGCCGCGCTACCTCGACGGCGTCGCCGTCGTCGAGGGCGGACCGGAGGAGACCGGCGAGGTCCTCGCCCAGCGCTTCGACCACATCGTCTACACGGGCGGGTCGCGCGTGGCGCGGATCGTCATGCGCGCCGCCGCGGAGCATCTCACCCCCGTCACCCTCGAGCTCGGCGGGAAGTCCCCGGCCTGGGTGGACGGCACCACCGACCTGCGCACCGCCGCCCGCCGGCTGGCCTGGGGCAAGTTCCTCAATGCCGGGCAGACGTGCGTCGCCCCGGACTACGTCCTCGCCCCGCCCGACGTCGCCCGCCGCCTCGAGCCGCTCCTCGCCGAGGCGGTCGCTGACATGTACGGGCCCGACCCGCGGAACAGCCCCGACTACGGCCGGATCATCTCCGCCCACCACCACGCGCGCGTCGTCGAGCTCCTCGAGGGCTCCGTCGCCGCCGGTGCCCGCGTCGTCACGGGCGGGGAGCACGACGGCGAGGCGTACCTCGCGCCCACCGTCCTCGCCGACGTCGGCCTCGACTCCCCGGCCATGGCGGAGGAGATCTTCGGACCGGTGCTGCCCCTCGTCGCGGTTGACGGGATCGCCGAGGCGGTCGCCGTCATCCGCGCGGGGGAGAAGCCGCTCGCGCTGTACGCCTTCACCGAGGACGCACGCACCCGGCGCACGCTGCTGCGCGAGACCTCCTCGGGGGCCGTGGTGTTCGGGGCGCCCGCCGTCCACCTCGCCGTCCCCAGCCTGCCGTTCGGCGGGGTGGGCGGGTCGGGGATGGGCTCCTACCACGGGGAGCACTCCGTGCGGACGCTGAGCCACCCCAAGCCCGTCCTGCGCAAGCCGTCGTCCCCGGACACCCTCGCGCTCATCCGTCCGCCGTTCACCGGGCTCAAGGAGCGCCTCGCCCGGCGCCTCATGTAG
- the erm gene encoding 23S ribosomal RNA methyltransferase Erm has protein sequence MPRSVHGGRHELGQNSLHHRPTIDRIAALVGRTPGPILEIGAGDGALTHALAGLGRPVTAIDLDEHCVHRLRRALPHVRVEHADVLRYPLDASVVAGNVPFHLTTPILRRLLTHGEWHRAVLLTQWEVARKRAGVGGRTMMTAQTAPWFEFTLEGRVAARWFTPVPSVDGGLLGITRRGSPLVPAAEREAYERFVRAVFTGAGGRLGRIVQRAARVDGRRAEAALAGARIDPRALPRDLDAADWAALWAAVRRG, from the coding sequence ATGCCTCGTTCCGTGCACGGCGGCCGCCACGAGCTCGGCCAGAACTCTCTCCACCACCGCCCCACCATCGACCGGATCGCCGCCCTCGTCGGCCGGACCCCGGGCCCGATCCTCGAGATCGGGGCGGGCGACGGCGCCCTCACCCACGCCCTGGCCGGCCTCGGCCGACCGGTGACGGCGATCGACCTCGACGAGCACTGCGTCCACCGCCTCCGGCGCGCCCTGCCGCACGTCCGGGTCGAGCACGCCGACGTCCTGCGCTACCCCCTCGACGCCTCGGTCGTCGCCGGGAACGTCCCCTTCCACCTCACCACGCCGATCCTGCGCCGGCTCCTCACGCACGGGGAGTGGCACCGCGCGGTCCTGCTCACCCAGTGGGAGGTGGCCCGCAAGCGAGCCGGGGTCGGCGGGCGGACGATGATGACGGCGCAGACGGCGCCCTGGTTCGAGTTCACGCTCGAGGGCCGGGTCGCCGCCCGGTGGTTCACCCCGGTGCCGAGCGTCGACGGCGGCCTTCTCGGCATCACCCGGCGCGGCTCGCCCCTGGTGCCCGCCGCCGAGCGCGAGGCCTACGAGCGCTTCGTGCGCGCCGTCTTCACGGGTGCGGGCGGTCGTCTCGGCCGGATCGTCCAGCGCGCGGCCCGGGTCGACGGGCGGCGGGCCGAGGCGGCCCTGGCCGGGGCACGCATCGACCCGCGCGCCCTGCCCCGGGACCTCGACGCCGCCGACTGGGCCGCCCTCTGGGCGGCCGTCCGGCGGGGCTGA
- a CDS encoding DUF192 domain-containing protein, producing the protein MTRTRAGVAAGLLALAAALGGCASTSGTSGAGPTADGSGPTADGPTGPGATSSPRPSPASPAGEATGTAVVTVGDDLEFRVEVARTAEAQQQGLSGRVEVPPRTGMLFPFDGPAERQVWMAGMRFPIDVAWIADGAVLAVDTLEPCTEPEDSTCPRWTWPGPADALLEVPAGALDGVGEGTPVRVQEDDR; encoded by the coding sequence GTGACCAGGACGCGCGCGGGGGTGGCCGCGGGGCTCCTCGCGCTCGCCGCGGCGCTCGGCGGCTGCGCCAGCACGTCGGGCACCTCGGGCGCCGGCCCGACGGCGGACGGGTCGGGCCCGACGGCGGATGGGCCCACGGGCCCGGGCGCGACCTCCTCGCCCCGTCCCTCGCCGGCGTCCCCCGCGGGGGAGGCGACGGGGACGGCGGTCGTCACGGTGGGGGACGACCTCGAGTTCCGGGTCGAGGTGGCGCGCACGGCCGAGGCGCAGCAGCAGGGGCTCAGCGGCCGGGTGGAGGTGCCCCCGCGCACGGGGATGCTCTTCCCCTTCGACGGCCCCGCCGAGCGCCAGGTGTGGATGGCGGGCATGCGGTTCCCCATCGACGTGGCCTGGATCGCCGACGGCGCGGTGCTCGCCGTGGACACCCTCGAGCCGTGCACGGAGCCGGAGGACAGCACCTGTCCTCGGTGGACCTGGCCCGGCCCCGCCGACGCCCTCCTCGAGGTCCCGGCCGGCGCCCTCGACGGGGTCGGCGAGGGGACGCCGGTGCGGGTCCAGGAGGACGACCGCTAG
- the rsmI gene encoding 16S rRNA (cytidine(1402)-2'-O)-methyltransferase produces the protein MAVLDVPADRVDAGRILLAATPIGDVEDAPPRLRRLLAEADVVAAEDTRRLLGLANRLGVHVSGTLVSFHEHNERERAGRLVRAAADGASVLVVSDAGMPAVSDPGYRLVRAAVEAGVPVSVLPGPSAVLTALAISGLATDRFCFEGFLPRRPGDRDRTLRDLAEEPRTMVFFESPRRLAATLAAMAEAFGADRPAAVCRELTKTYEEVRRAPLAELAAWAEDGVRGEITVVVAGAPVRAARLEDHVAEVRARADAGERLKDAAAAVAATTGLSKRELYQAALDAR, from the coding sequence CTGGCGGTTCTGGACGTCCCGGCGGACCGGGTGGACGCCGGGCGCATCCTCCTGGCCGCCACCCCGATCGGCGACGTCGAGGACGCCCCGCCGCGGCTGCGCCGGCTGCTCGCCGAGGCGGACGTCGTCGCCGCTGAGGACACCCGGCGGCTGCTGGGACTGGCGAACCGGCTCGGCGTCCACGTGTCCGGGACGTTGGTGAGCTTCCACGAGCACAACGAGCGCGAGCGCGCGGGCCGGCTGGTGCGCGCCGCCGCCGACGGGGCGAGCGTGCTCGTCGTCTCCGACGCGGGGATGCCGGCGGTGTCCGACCCCGGCTACCGGCTGGTGCGCGCCGCCGTCGAGGCGGGCGTGCCCGTGAGCGTGCTGCCCGGGCCGAGCGCCGTCCTCACCGCGCTGGCGATCTCCGGCCTGGCGACGGACCGGTTCTGCTTCGAGGGGTTCCTCCCGCGGCGGCCGGGCGACCGGGACCGCACGCTGCGCGACCTGGCCGAGGAGCCGCGCACCATGGTGTTCTTCGAGTCCCCGCGCCGGCTGGCCGCGACCCTGGCGGCGATGGCCGAGGCGTTCGGCGCCGACCGGCCCGCCGCGGTGTGCCGCGAGCTGACCAAGACGTACGAGGAGGTGCGCCGGGCGCCGCTCGCGGAGCTCGCCGCCTGGGCCGAGGACGGCGTACGGGGGGAGATCACCGTCGTCGTCGCCGGGGCCCCGGTCCGCGCGGCCCGGCTGGAGGACCACGTGGCCGAGGTGCGTGCCCGGGCGGACGCGGGGGAGCGGCTCAAGGACGCCGCCGCGGCCGTCGCCGCCACCACCGGGCTGAGCAAGCGCGAGCTCTACCAGGCGGCCCTCGACGCCCGCTGA
- a CDS encoding DUF899 family protein, protein MSQTPNDRSTVLPGRPPVVEMATWESAREELLLREKAHTHEGDAIAAARRRLPMVEIDGTVEVVGPDGPVPFLDLFQGRDELVVYQHMWYDGAPHQGQCEGCTTTAWHLKDAIYLNARGVSFAVLTTGRWPEVAEYVGFMGYTQPWYSVRGLESPIGGSMGWLSTFLRDGDRVFLTYRTTGRGTEIVNGSMALLDLTPYGRREAWEDNPEGWPEPAAIRSEDGAVGAQTCWYWRTNADGEGDWGPTSRPAPQWTRPGATPAGSLGRRGDVDEQLPD, encoded by the coding sequence ATGAGCCAGACCCCGAACGACCGCAGCACGGTGCTGCCCGGTCGACCGCCCGTGGTCGAGATGGCCACCTGGGAATCCGCCCGCGAGGAGCTGCTGCTGCGCGAGAAGGCGCACACCCACGAGGGCGACGCCATCGCCGCCGCCCGCCGCCGGCTGCCGATGGTGGAGATCGACGGCACGGTCGAGGTCGTCGGGCCGGACGGCCCGGTGCCCTTCCTCGACCTGTTCCAGGGCCGTGACGAGCTCGTCGTCTACCAGCACATGTGGTACGACGGCGCCCCGCACCAGGGGCAGTGCGAGGGCTGCACGACGACGGCCTGGCACCTCAAGGACGCCATCTACCTCAATGCCCGCGGCGTCTCCTTCGCGGTCCTCACCACGGGCCGGTGGCCGGAGGTGGCCGAGTACGTCGGGTTCATGGGGTACACCCAGCCCTGGTACTCGGTGCGGGGCCTCGAGTCCCCGATCGGCGGCAGCATGGGGTGGCTCAGCACGTTCCTGCGGGACGGCGACCGGGTCTTCCTCACCTACCGGACCACGGGCCGCGGCACCGAGATCGTCAACGGGTCGATGGCCCTGCTCGACCTCACGCCGTACGGCCGCCGGGAGGCGTGGGAGGACAACCCCGAGGGGTGGCCGGAGCCCGCGGCGATCCGCTCCGAGGACGGCGCAGTCGGCGCGCAGACCTGCTGGTACTGGCGCACCAACGCGGACGGGGAGGGGGACTGGGGCCCGACCAGCCGACCCGCCCCGCAGTGGACCCGCCCGGGGGCCACCCCGGCGGGGTCGCTCGGCCGCCGGGGGGACGTCGACGAGCAGCTGCCCGACTGA
- the metG gene encoding methionine--tRNA ligase — translation MTRILSAVAWPYANGPRHIGHVAGFGVPSDVFSRYMRMAGHDVLMVSGTDEHGTPILVAADAEGVSARELADRNNRVIVEDLVALGMSYDLFTRTTTRNHYAVVQEMFTAVHDNGYLVERTTFGAISPSTGRTLPDRYIEGTCPICGYTGARGDQCDNCGNQLDATDLIDPRSRINGETPEFVETQHFFLDLPALAEALGHWLDEREASGAWRPNVIRFSKNILKDIRPRAMTRDIDWGIPVPLEGWRDNPTKRLYVWFDAVIGYLSASVEWARRSGDPDAWRAWWNDPEALSYYFMGKDNIVFHSQIWPAELLAQNGEGERGGEPGTFGRLNLPTEVVSSEFLTMEGKQFSSSRGVVIYVRDVLERYQPDALRYFICAAGPENQDSDFTWAEFVRRTNGELVAGWGNLVNRTASMIAKNFGEIPPAAELADVDRVLLDHVREGFTVVGELIERHRQRAAIAEVMRLVGEANKYITETEPYRLKAPEQRERLGTVLHVVAQAVSDLNLMLSPFLPHSANAVDAALGGAGEVAPMPRLEEVEDLDGGPGYPVITGDYTAAPAWASRPVRVGAPVAKPTPIFTKLDDDVVDAELARLRGDQ, via the coding sequence ATGACGCGCATCCTCTCGGCCGTGGCCTGGCCCTACGCCAACGGTCCCCGCCACATCGGACATGTCGCCGGCTTCGGCGTCCCCTCCGACGTCTTCAGCCGGTACATGCGCATGGCGGGCCACGACGTCCTCATGGTCTCGGGCACCGACGAGCACGGCACCCCGATCCTCGTGGCCGCCGACGCCGAGGGGGTGAGCGCCCGGGAGCTCGCCGACCGCAACAACCGCGTCATCGTCGAGGACCTCGTCGCGCTCGGCATGTCCTACGACCTGTTCACCCGCACGACGACGCGCAACCACTACGCCGTCGTGCAGGAGATGTTCACCGCCGTCCACGACAACGGCTACCTCGTCGAGCGGACGACGTTCGGTGCCATCTCCCCGTCCACCGGCCGCACGCTCCCGGACCGCTACATCGAGGGCACGTGCCCCATCTGCGGCTACACCGGCGCGCGGGGCGACCAGTGCGACAACTGCGGGAACCAGCTCGACGCCACCGACCTCATCGACCCGCGCTCGCGGATCAACGGGGAGACCCCGGAGTTCGTCGAGACCCAGCACTTCTTCCTCGACCTGCCGGCGCTGGCGGAGGCGCTCGGCCACTGGCTGGACGAGCGGGAGGCCTCGGGCGCCTGGCGGCCCAACGTCATCCGGTTCAGCAAGAACATCCTCAAGGACATCCGGCCCCGCGCCATGACCCGGGACATCGACTGGGGCATCCCGGTGCCGCTGGAGGGTTGGCGGGACAACCCCACCAAGCGCCTGTACGTGTGGTTCGACGCCGTGATCGGCTACCTGTCGGCCTCGGTGGAGTGGGCCCGGCGCAGCGGCGACCCGGACGCCTGGCGCGCGTGGTGGAACGACCCGGAGGCGCTGTCGTACTACTTCATGGGCAAGGACAACATCGTCTTCCACTCCCAGATCTGGCCTGCCGAGCTGCTCGCGCAGAACGGCGAGGGGGAGCGGGGCGGCGAGCCGGGGACGTTCGGCCGGCTCAACCTGCCCACCGAGGTCGTGAGCTCGGAGTTCCTCACCATGGAGGGCAAGCAGTTCTCCTCCTCCCGCGGCGTGGTCATCTACGTGCGCGACGTCCTCGAGCGCTACCAGCCGGACGCCCTGCGCTACTTCATCTGCGCCGCCGGGCCGGAGAACCAGGACAGCGACTTCACCTGGGCGGAGTTCGTCCGGCGCACCAACGGCGAGCTGGTCGCCGGCTGGGGCAACCTCGTCAACCGGACCGCGTCGATGATCGCCAAGAACTTCGGCGAGATCCCGCCGGCCGCCGAGCTCGCCGACGTCGACCGGGTGCTCCTCGACCACGTCCGTGAGGGCTTCACGGTCGTCGGCGAGCTCATCGAGCGGCACCGCCAGCGCGCGGCCATCGCCGAGGTCATGCGGCTCGTGGGGGAGGCGAACAAGTACATCACCGAGACGGAGCCGTACCGGCTCAAGGCGCCCGAGCAGCGCGAACGGCTGGGGACCGTCCTCCACGTCGTCGCCCAGGCGGTGAGCGACCTCAACCTCATGCTCAGCCCGTTCCTGCCGCACAGCGCCAACGCCGTCGACGCCGCCCTGGGCGGGGCCGGCGAGGTGGCACCGATGCCGCGGCTGGAGGAGGTCGAGGACCTCGACGGCGGACCGGGCTACCCGGTCATCACCGGCGACTACACCGCGGCGCCGGCGTGGGCGTCGCGCCCGGTCCGGGTGGGCGCCCCCGTCGCGAAGCCCACCCCGATCTTCACCAAGCTCGATGACGACGTCGTCGACGCCGAGCTGGCGCGGCTCCGCGGGGACCAGTGA
- a CDS encoding family 20 glycosylhydrolase, which yields MPAIVPAPAHHEPSGAAPFVLGPDVRIVVPDGDDAVLAVAEHLAALLAPSAVGEPRVVTGDDDGPGAVVLRGTARDGARAEAYEITVSAHRVELAAAGALGLFRAATTLAQLTEGGTVAAGRVADAPRYAWRGLSIDVVRHWFPPAVLREVVDLMASYKLNVLHLHLTDDQGWRLEIASRPRLTAVSGRTQVGGEEAGFLTAQDYAELVAYAAARHVLVVPEIDVPGHTNAALHAYGELTPSGEPTDAYLGIEVGHSQISLNEPATAGFLRDVFADVAALTPGRYVHMGGDEVRTMDPAEYREFVTEASRVVADTGKLPVVWQEAAVADLPDGALVQLWDPGMSTAPILAAAERGHDVILSPAKHVYLDMKYARGDRLGLDWAGTVELDGAYDWDPDDYVPGLDPARVRGVEAAAWTETLTTREELFTMLLPRLAAVAEVAWTPQEARSIDSLRMRLPAHAERWAAADLAYHASPGVDWPR from the coding sequence ATGCCCGCGATCGTCCCCGCCCCCGCCCACCACGAGCCGAGCGGCGCCGCGCCGTTCGTCCTCGGCCCGGACGTCCGGATCGTCGTGCCCGACGGCGACGACGCCGTCCTCGCCGTGGCGGAGCACCTCGCCGCCCTGCTCGCGCCGTCCGCCGTCGGCGAGCCGCGGGTGGTCACGGGGGACGACGACGGGCCGGGTGCGGTCGTCCTGCGCGGCACGGCGCGCGACGGGGCCCGCGCGGAGGCGTACGAGATCACCGTGAGCGCGCACCGCGTCGAGCTCGCCGCGGCGGGCGCCCTCGGGCTCTTCCGCGCGGCGACGACGCTCGCCCAGCTCACCGAGGGCGGCACCGTCGCCGCGGGCCGCGTCGCGGACGCCCCGCGCTACGCGTGGCGGGGACTGTCGATCGACGTCGTGCGGCACTGGTTCCCGCCGGCGGTCCTGCGCGAGGTCGTCGACCTCATGGCCTCCTACAAGCTCAACGTCCTCCACCTCCACCTCACGGACGACCAGGGCTGGCGGCTGGAGATCGCCTCGCGGCCCCGTCTCACCGCGGTCTCCGGCCGCACCCAGGTGGGGGGCGAGGAGGCGGGCTTCCTCACCGCCCAGGACTACGCCGAGCTCGTCGCCTACGCCGCCGCCCGGCACGTCCTCGTCGTCCCGGAGATCGACGTCCCGGGGCACACCAACGCTGCCCTGCACGCCTACGGGGAGCTCACGCCCTCGGGCGAGCCGACCGACGCCTACCTGGGGATCGAGGTGGGGCACTCCCAGATCAGCCTCAACGAGCCCGCGACGGCGGGGTTCCTGCGGGACGTGTTCGCCGACGTCGCCGCGCTCACCCCCGGCCGGTACGTCCACATGGGCGGCGACGAGGTGCGGACGATGGACCCGGCGGAGTACCGCGAGTTCGTCACCGAGGCGAGCCGGGTCGTGGCCGACACCGGCAAGCTCCCCGTCGTGTGGCAGGAGGCCGCCGTCGCGGACCTGCCCGACGGGGCGCTCGTGCAGCTGTGGGACCCCGGCATGTCCACGGCACCCATCCTCGCCGCGGCCGAGCGGGGCCACGACGTCATCCTCTCGCCCGCCAAGCACGTCTACCTCGACATGAAGTACGCCCGCGGCGACCGCCTCGGCCTCGACTGGGCGGGCACCGTCGAGCTCGACGGGGCCTACGACTGGGACCCCGACGACTACGTCCCCGGGCTCGACCCGGCGCGGGTCCGCGGCGTCGAGGCGGCGGCCTGGACGGAGACGCTGACGACGCGCGAGGAGCTCTTCACCATGCTCCTGCCCCGCCTGGCCGCGGTCGCCGAGGTCGCGTGGACCCCGCAGGAGGCGCGCTCGATCGACTCCCTCCGCATGCGACTGCCGGCCCACGCCGAGCGCTGGGCGGCGGCCGACCTCGCCTACCACGCCTCACCCGGAGTCGACTGGCCGCGCTGA
- a CDS encoding isochorismatase family protein yields the protein MTTAPGARALVVVDVQPTFCEGGALGVDGGNAVADAVAAFAARHREDYALVVTTQDWHIEPGRHFAIAPEVPDYVDTWPPHGIAGTAEAELHPALADLAPDASVKKGQYAAAYSGFEGTDEAGRPLGAILAAADVTAVDVVGIAESHCVKDTALDARRLGLATRVFTDLTVPVTPEQGAAARAAMAEAGVELLPSA from the coding sequence ATGACCACCGCGCCCGGCGCCCGCGCCCTCGTCGTCGTCGACGTCCAGCCCACCTTCTGCGAGGGCGGCGCCCTCGGGGTCGACGGCGGGAACGCCGTCGCCGACGCCGTCGCCGCCTTCGCCGCCCGGCACCGCGAGGACTACGCGCTCGTCGTCACCACCCAGGACTGGCACATCGAGCCGGGCCGACACTTTGCGATCGCGCCCGAGGTCCCCGACTACGTCGACACCTGGCCGCCGCACGGCATCGCGGGCACGGCCGAGGCGGAGCTGCACCCCGCGCTCGCCGACCTGGCGCCGGACGCGAGCGTGAAGAAGGGCCAGTACGCCGCCGCCTACTCCGGGTTCGAGGGCACGGACGAGGCCGGTCGGCCGCTCGGGGCGATCCTCGCCGCGGCCGACGTCACCGCCGTCGACGTCGTCGGCATCGCCGAGTCGCACTGCGTCAAGGACACCGCTCTGGACGCCCGCCGGCTCGGGCTGGCCACCCGGGTGTTCACCGACCTCACCGTGCCCGTCACGCCCGAGCAGGGTGCCGCGGCCCGGGCGGCGATGGCCGAGGCGGGCGTGGAGCTGCTCCCCTCCGCCTGA